ATTAGTAAGTATCAATAGTTTTGTAGCCGTATCCCATCCTTCAACGTCAAGAGTAGGATCTGATTCAGCAATACCAAGTTCCTGTGCCTTTTTTAGAGCCTGATTATATTCTACACCGTAAGTTTCCATCTCATTAAGGATAAAATTAGTCGTTCCATTTAATACACCTTCAATAGATTTTATTTCTGAACCTGCCATATCAACAACTCCACTGTTAATAGTAGGTAATGCTCCCCCAGTTGTACAACCTATACCAAGCTGTACATTGTTTCTAAGTGCTATATCCCTTAGTTTTTTATATGCCAACATTACAGGACCCTTATTTGCAGTAATAACATTGAACCCATTCTCTAATGATTTGACTATATGAGTCATTCCAGGTTCACCTGTTTCTTTATTTGTAGGAGTCATTTCTATTACAAAATCAACATCCCTTTTATGTAATAATGTATCAAAAGATATTATGCTTGATCCACCACATGGATAATGAGTAATGTCTTTATTTGATTTAGTAAATTCAATAAATTTTTCAATATCAATACCATCAGGATCATATACTCCACCCTTAGATGATATTACATAGCAGACTTTA
The DNA window shown above is from Tissierella sp. Yu-01 and carries:
- a CDS encoding homoserine dehydrogenase, which codes for MKIAIIGYGGVGKAFLKLVLEKTESLLNEGILPKVCYVISSKGGVYDPDGIDIEKFIEFTKSNKDITHYPCGGSSIISFDTLLHKRDVDFVIEMTPTNKETGEPGMTHIVKSLENGFNVITANKGPVMLAYKKLRDIALRNNVQLGIGCTTGGALPTINSGVVDMAGSEIKSIEGVLNGTTNFILNEMETYGVEYNQALKKAQELGIAESDPTLDVEGWDTATKLLILTNVLMDEEKTLDEIKIEGITNIKVIDIKKAAREGKKYKLIGKTIKTDNGIQMSVKLECIESNNPLYGVNGKNKAVKYTSDTLGDLTIIGGASGVKPAAASILRDLINIHRGYKYIR